CGATAGCCCGGGCGGGGTGGCTTCGCGGAGCCCGGGCGACTCTGGTCTCGGGACACTCCTCCCTTCCGGACCCCCATGGAGTGGAAGTGGTGCGGGCAACAAATTGCGATGATATGTACGAGAAGATCCACGAGCGTTTTGAACGGGCTCATATAGTGATAAAATCGGCGGCCGTAAGCGATTACTCGCCTTGCGAAAGATCGGAGCAGAAGATAAAGAAATCGGAAAAACAGCTCTCTATTTCCCTTAAGAAAACCCGAGACATACTGAAATCGCTCGGGGAGGAGAAGAAAGACAGGATTTTGGTGGGATTCGCCGCCGAGACGGAAAACCTTGTCAATAACTCGAGAAAGAAGCTTGACGAAAAAAATCTCGACCTCATAGTGGCAAACGACGTTACGGCCCCCCAAGCAGGCTTCGGGGAAGATACCAACATCGCTTGGCTCGTTGACAGGGAAAGAGTCGAAGAACTTCCTCTTATGAGCAAGTTCGAACTCGCAAACAGGATCCTCGACAGGATAAAGGAAATAGACAGGGGATAAGAATCTCCGTTCCGGATTTTTTAAAACCGTTTACCAAGAAACAGCTCAGACCCTTCACAGCAACAAGCGCTGAATTCTCGCCATTGTCATGGACTTATCATGATCTTAAGGCTTTCCTCGGGATTCTCAGCAAGGGTGAAGCCTTTCTGGATGTCCTCCAAGGAAAACCTGTGGGTAATCATCTTCTCCACATCAACAGCCCCTTTTCCTATTAGAGAGAGGGCCTCTTGCAGGTCCCTGGGAGCCGCCGCGTAGGAACTTACGATCCGCACTCCCGACCACCAGTATTCGTTAAAAGGAAAATCAAGGGCGAATTCCGGATCGGAAGGAGCGAAGAAGAGGATTTTCCCCGACGGAGAAACAAGCTCAAAAGCGCTTTTTATCGCGGCCTGCGCACCAGTACAGACTATTACCACGTCAGAGAGATATCCCGAGTTGTTTTCTCTTACAAGCGAAGCGATATCGTCGCTGGAACTGAAAGCGCAAGTAGCACCGAACTCCATGGCCTTACGAAGCTTGAATTCGTTTGAATCGGTCGCGAAAACCGGCCCGGCGCCGAGATGAAGAATATACTGAAGGCACAAAAGTCCCGCCGTGCCGCTTCCGAG
This genomic stretch from Candidatus Dadabacteria bacterium harbors:
- a CDS encoding alcohol dehydrogenase catalytic domain-containing protein, giving the protein MLAAVYHTNSDLRVEEFPRPEPGEGEVLIRIRASGICGSDLMEWYRVPKAPLVLGHEVAGEIAETGPGVSGFHAGDRVVATHHVPCNECRYCLSDRHTNCPMIRESGFNPGGFSEYVCVAPPNVERGVFHLPESVSFEEGSFTEPLGCVTRAVRAAGLRQGESVTILGSGTAGLLCLQYILHLGAGPVFATDSNEFKLRKAMEFGATCAFSSSDDIASLVRENNSGYLSDVVIVCTGAQAAIKSAFELVSPSGKILFFAPSDPEFALDFPFNEYWWSGVRIVSSYAAAPRDLQEALSLIGKGAVDVEKMITHRFSLEDIQKGFTLAENPEESLKIMISP